GAATTTTGCCCGCCCGGTTTAGTAACCACATACGCTCATCGATACGACGCGCTAGTAGCATCGTTTCATACATCTTCATAACATCTTCATCGGTTAATCCTAGTTGCTCATGTGTTAATTGATTTTCTGTCATGAAACAAACCCCCAATCGCCTTAAAGAATAGTAATATCAATTATGCCCCGGCATAATTGCGTCCGGATTCGGCTTTGCGCTCGCGCAAAGAACTCCCTTACGAATCCGTGACATCCGCCGGAGGCATTGGACCAACATGAAGTTGGTCACTTAGGTGTTGCCGCACGATGCGGCGTTCTTAGCCTAAGTCCCTCCATTCAGCCGGTGTGCAAACACCTGCTGAAAGAAGTTAAAAATGGATGGCCTTGCCATCAATCGCTAATGCCACTTCCCCCATAATCTCACTTAAACTCGGATGCAAATGCACCATTTGGCCAACTTCCCACGGTGAGGCATTTAAAAAGATGCCGAGTGCTGCTTCAGAAATTAAATCCGTCGCATGCGGTCCAATTAAATGGACACCGACAACGTCATTCGACAATTCGTCAGCAATCACTTTAACAAAGCCCTCTGGTTCTCCGTATACAATCGCTTTCCCTATTGCTTTAAATGGGAAGGTTGCTGTTTTCACCTGATAGCCATGGCTTCGTGCCTCTGCTTCTGTTAAGCCCACGCTCGCTACTTCTGGATGACTATAGACACCGCGTGCAATATTGGCATAATGCATCGGTATCGAAAGCTCACCTGCAATGTGTTCCACCGCTTGAATGCCTTCATGCGACGCAACATGTGCAAGCTGCATGCCACCAATGACATCACCAATCGCATAAATATGACTTTCTTTCGTTTGGTAGCATTCGTTTACTAAAACCGCACCTTTTTCGAGCTCAATTTCTGTATTTTCAATGCCTATATTTTCCGTATTCGCTACACGGCCTACAGATAACAGGAGTGCTTGTGCTTCAACCGTTGAATCTTTCAGCGGAATCGTGACTTGTTCTGACACTTCGATCGCTGCAGGGTCTAGCTCGATGTTAAAATGCACCTTCACACCGCGCTTTGTTAATTGTTTATACATTTCCTCAGAAATCGCCACGTCCTCTGTAGGTAATAAAAGATCACCCAATTCTAAAATAGTTACCTCGACATCAAAATCAGTTAGCATGGATGCCCATTCGACACCGATTACCCCACCGCCAATAATTACTACGGATTTGGGAAGCTCTTCGATTGTTAAAAATTCATCCGATGTAAACACTTTCTCACCGTCTACTTTTAACCCTGGCAGATGGCGCGGTCTTGAACCTGTTGCAAGGATGACATTTTTCGGAATGAGCATTTCATTTTCCGAACCATCCTGCATCTCGACAGATATCGTTCCAGGCATCGGTGAAAATATTGAAGGTCCTAAAATGCGACCAAATCCTTCATACACATCAATTTTGCCCTTTTTCATTAAATGCTGAACACCTTTATAAAGCTGATCGACAACAAGTGCTTTTCGCTCTTGCACACGACTAAAGTCAAATGTTATCCCTTCTACCTCAATGCCAAAATCCAATGCCTTTTTCGTTTGGGCGTATACTTCTGCACTACGCAGCAAGGCTTTTGTCGGAATACAGCCTGCATGTAGACACGTACCACCGAGCTTATTCTTTTCAACAATTGCTGTTTTTAAGCCCAGCTGTGATGCGCGAATTGCGGCCACATAGCCACCTGTTCCCCCACCTAAAATCACTACATCATATTCCTTTGCCATGTGCGACACCCCTTTTTTGAATTAAGCCCTTTTAGCGACCGTTTAAAATACTTTTTTCGTTTTGAATGAATGTACTACGTGATTTTGCTACACGTGCGATACGCTCTTCTGCTAAATGATTGGCAGCTAAGTATGTCGGAATATCTTGTTCTTTTGAAATAGCGAAAATCTTTTCTAAGCTTGTGTAAATTGTTCCAACACGCTTCATCGCACGGTCACGGTTGTAGCCATATAATTCGTCTGCCACGTTAATAACGCCACCCGCATTAATTACATAATCTGGTGCATATACGATACCCATTTCATGTAAAACTTTACCATGTTTCGATTCCGCTAATTGGTTATTAGCAGATCCTGCGATTACTTTCGCTTTTAGTTTTGGAATCGTCGTATCATTGATAATTGCACCTAATGCACACGGTGCGAAAATGTCGACATCTTGTTCATAAATTTCGTCTGGTAATACAGCCTCTGCACCAAAATCATTCACAACACGGTCAATTGCGGCTTGGTTAATGTCTGTCACAATTAGGCGTGCCCCTTCTTTATGTAAGTACTCACATAACGTATAGGCTACATTTCCAAGTCCTTGTACCGCGATTGTACGCCCACCTAAGTTATCATCGCCAAACGCTTCTTTAGCGGCTGCTTTCATCCCTAGAAATACACCATATGCTGTTACAGGTGATGGATTGCCTGAGCTACCGAATGCTGGCGAAATCCCTGTTACATAGTTCGTCTCTTCATGAATTAAATCCATATCCGCTACTGTTGTTCCTACATCTTCTGCTGTAATGTAGCGCCCATTTAAACCTTGAATAAAGCGCCCTAACGCACGGAACATTTCTTCGTTTTTATCGTTGAATGGGTCCCCGATAATTACCGTTTTCCCGCCACCTAAGTTTAAGCCGGCTGCTGCATTTTTATAAGTCATGCCTCGAGCTAGTCGAAGTGCATCTTCAATTGCGTCTTCCTCAGAAGCATACGTCCACATACGTGATCCGCCTAGTGCTGGCCCTAATGTTGTATCATGTATCGCGATAACTGCTTTTAATCCTGACGCCTCATCTTGGCAAAAAACTAATTGCTCGTAATCATATTTTTGCATATACTTGAAAATTTCCATAACACCCTACTCCTCCAATCCGAGAAAGCGCTTACTTTCTCGACTATTAAATTTTATTCTGCTTTGCGTTTACAAAAAACTAGTTTGTGAATATTTTTTGTCTATAAATTTACAATACTTTCAAAGTCATAATGTTGCAACTATTTCTCGCCAATTTGATTTAAGTTCGAAAATTCAGAAAAATAAATCACCCATTCTATTGCTAGCTGTGGCTAATTTAACGAATACACACCGTATTTATTATTCTAATAAAATGAAGTGTCGCAGATTCGTCATATTGTCGTATTCAATTACCATCTTTTTTTGTATACAATTGACAGTAATTATTGATATTGTAAAATTAACGGTAATGGTAGTGGAGGGATTTTAAATGGCACGAATGGCCGCTTTTATCATACTTGTAATTCCTGGAATTATGATGGCTGCAGGTATTAAATTTATGCGTGATACACTTTTTGGAATTTTGATTGCACCTTTCCCGTGGATTTGGTTGCAATTTGTTGTTGGGGTAATTTTCTTTGCTGTAGCCTTTTTATTTTTTGCAGGGTTCCTTCTCCATCGCGATCGCAAGCGTGGCAAAGTTGCAGAACGTTGGCAAAAGTAGTTAATTACATAGCCTTTCGTTCGACACATATAAAAAGACGTCTATGAAATTTCCATAGACGTCTTTTTTAATTGATTTGTTGTGCTTTTGACACTTTATCAGGATAATCTGTAATCCACCCCAAAACAGTTGGATGCGGGTTTTTAATAAAGCCTTCGCTTCCTGTCACACCATAAAAGCGTATTCCTACTTGCGCCTCATCACAGTACTTCAAATATTGACGCTTATAATATTTCTTATGGGCGTGAATCACATCAAAATAATGATACTCATTAATAGCTGCCCAGTTAAATTTTTTCGTCACAATATAAGCCGTTTCGAATTCCGGGCGTTCTTCCTTTACAATCATCAGTAATCGATCAAAAAATGATGAAAAATGACTGTTATTTGGAACGCGGATTGTCTTTAAAAATTGGCGAAACGACTGCTCATTAAATAACAAAGACTCTTTTAACTCAATATTCAGCGGTATTTGTTCTTCAATCGCCCAATCTAATACTTCTTGAAGCGTTACAATCTGGTGGCGGTAGAAAATGCGCTGTAAACGCGAACCTAATTTAAAACTTTTAAGCTCTTCAAGCGAGCAATCCGCTACATTACGTCTTTTTCCTACCAGCCTGGTTAAATCCAAATCATGAAAGACAACAAGTACACCATCTTTCGAAAACTGGACGTCTAATTCAATACCGTCTACCCCTATAGCTTTCGCTTTTTTAAACGCAAGCATTGTATTTTCAACACAAGACTTAGAAACGCCACGATGTGCAAAGATTGGAATCGTTTTCATTAAACGTTTAACTCTCCAAACTCTAGCAAGAACCGACCATTTGTCGTACGCGATAGAATTGTCGACTTTTTACCTATTTGCAGATATGTACCTGGATAAGCTTCAATTGTAACATTGATTTCCTCTTTACCTACACTACGTAAATCACTCATCAATTGTTTAATTTCACGGTCCAAACTTGCTGCAGATTCTTTATTTGATGCGAGCTTCTGCTTCGTTTGTTCGAATGCAGCAATTTGAGGCTTCGTTAAATTATGGACAATTGGTAAAATACGATTTACTTGTGCTTCTAACTGCAAAATATCTTCTTGCATTGATTTTAAGAGCGCAGCCTTTGACTGAATTAATTCGAGACCATCCGCTTTATTTACGCTATTAATAATCAATTCGGTACGGCGCTCAAGGCGGTTCCCTGTAATGGCAGATACAATTGCACTTTTGGCAATCGCAGTACCTCCTATAATTTTACCTTTTCGTTTATCTACTAAAATAGAGTGCGCACGAATATTGGAGCCTAATGAATAAAACCCAATATTTACGTCGCCACCTGCAACTAAATTAGCTTCATTCACGTGCTTTACGAAAATACTTCCGCCTGCTTCCACTCGCGTTTCACCTAAACCGAAAATACCGCCTCTAATGAAGACATCGCCATCGATTGATTTAATTAATTTTGCACCAGAAACACCTTCTGGGCCTTCAATCGATATATCTCCTTTTGCAATAACTGAAAAGCCAGCTTGTACTGTCCCACGAATTGAAATCGAACCATTAAAGTCAATGTTACCGGTTTCAACCCCAACATCACCGTTAACCGGTAAATGATGATTTACACCAACCATCCCTTTGTAATCTTCTAGTACACCACTTATTTTTGAACGAATTACGGTTTTTCCATCTTCTTCAATTTCATAAGCAGACTTGCGATCATATTTCAGTGGAATATCACGGCCACGTTGAGCAACTACTACTTCACCATGAACATTTGTACCTGGTGTTCCTGCCTGAGCGTGAATTTTCTCACCAAGCCATGCACCCTCATCAATTTCATAGATAAAATTCATATCATAATAGTCTGCTTTTCCATCTTCGCGAATAACTGGCTTACGTTCCGGAACTTCTAAGTAGGATATTTTTGCATCATCGCCTTTAACAGGTGGTGTTCCTTGCGCGATTAAAATCGCCTTGCCACTGACAACTGTTTCAAGCTTAATGTCCTGAATTCCATGAACAATTTTATGCTGTTTTAGCAATGCCAATACATTTTGTTGGAATTTTTGCGAATTTGAGCGAATATCGTCTAATGTTTCATAAACAAACAATGAGGCAGACATTTTATCGCGTGAAACTTCTACGGTAACTGGAGGTAACCAGATTCCAATTTCAACTGGTTTTGGTGTAATTTCATTCAAAACTTGTTTCAGTACTGCAAAATTCGTAAGTTTAATGCGAGGATTAAGGCGCACAATCGTATCAAAATCTTTTAACATAAAGCCGATTTGAACGGTCTTTACATATACCTTACCATCTTTTTCTGATACTTCGAAAAATTGATTCTCAAAAATAACCACGCAAATCCCCTCCCATACAATATCTCTAGTATATACAAATTTTAGAATTTTGTTTAGTTAAATATTGCAGGAATATATTGATTTTTGTCTAAATTTTAAAAATACTTCAAAAGTAGCATTAATTTATGGAAAATCAATCTCAATTTACACATTTAATAAATCATGGTATTTTACTAAATTATAATAAATCTCCGATATATCCATATAAATAACTCTCATCTTTCGTCTCTAATGCAGTTAAAGTCTTTTTTATTAATAATGTCCAATTCAATTGACTCATTTAAAATTTGGTTTTCTAATGGGTTAAAAATAGATGACATTTTGACATTTCCATGACGTTTTCTGCAAAAAAAAAGAGTGCCTAGTATTTACTAGGCACGAAAGAGAATAATATGGCTCTAATCATATCATTCTAAGAAAGGAGGTAAAAACTAAAAATAAGAAATGTCTTACTAAAGTCATAATACCCTTAAGATAGAAAGTTAAACGTTTTTCCCAAAAATTTGTCGTTAACTCGCGACCATCTCAATGCGAATCTTGTCAGCGATCATTGCAATGAATTCTGAATTCGTTGGTTTTGATTTCATATGGTGAACGGTGTAACCGAACAACTCTGAAATGTTTTCATAGCTACCGCGGTTCCACGCCACTTCAATGGCATGTCTAATGGCACGTTCTACACGAGATGCCGTTGTGTTAAATTTTTTTGCGATTTCTGGATAAAGAATTTTTGTTACAGAACTTAATAATTCAATATCATGATAAACCATTTGAATGGCTTCACGTAAATACGCATATCCTTTTATATGTGCAGGGACACCAATTTCTTTGATAATCGAAGTAATCGTCGAATCGAGCTGGCGCTGATCAATTTTTGCCCCAGTATTTGTTGTCATTGTTTGTGGGCGCTTGTCCAAATCAAATTTTTTGTTCGCACAATGCAATATCTTTTGCACAAGCTGATCAAATTCAAATGGCTTTAACATGAAGTACGATGCACCGAAATTAACAGCTTGCTTCATGACATCTTCTTGTCCAAAGGCCGTTAGCATAATTACCTGTGTCTGCTGATGACGTTCATTATTGTACATTGCCTCAAGTACAGCAAGACCATCTAAATGTGGCATAATGATATCTAATAACAAGACATCAACCGTATGCTCTTCTAACATTTTAATGCACATTTTTCCGTTAGATGCCGTAGCAACCACTTCAATTTGCGGATGATTTGTAAAATACATTTCCATCATTTTCACCAATTCACGATTATCATCAACAATCGCAATTTTCACCTTTGTCAAACAAAATCCCCCTTTAAATTTGTTATACTCACACATGCTTCACTCTTTTGACATAATAGAACGACTGACTATTCATTTCATATTAAGTGCCTAAACATTTGTCCGCGTGTTTTTTACGTTTTATTTATGTTTTGACATTTAAAGAAGTTTCGACATAATTATTATAATTCCTTTAAGATTTCCAAAAATGAGTACCAAGTATTATCTTTTCTATTAAATTCGACATGGAATTATATACCTCTACATTTGTCGAATTTTCATTATGTACTATTTTATTCATAAAAACAGAAAAAGACTATACTTTTCTACAAAGTATAGTCAAATAGTTCTTAATTAGGGCTTTTTTTCAGCATTTCGATAATAAGAATCCCAGCACCTTTTGTCGGTTGTTCGACAAACATATGGGTGATGGCTCCGACAAATTGATTATTTTGGATAATCGGACTCCCACTCATTCCCTGAACGATCCCACCGGTTTCCTGGATTAGTCGTTTATCTGACACATGAAACGTAAACGTCGTATCTGAAATCTCATCAATTTCGATATCAAACGTTTCAATCTTCTCCCCATCGATTGCTGTTAATATTTGCGCTTTGCCCTTCTTTAATTGCCCTTTATGCATAATTTCTAGCGGCTGATGCAAACTGTCTAGTAAAGTCTGCTCCCAATCGCCAAAAATCCCATAAAGTTCATTGCTGCTAACATTTCCCAATGGCATTGTTTCTTTATCAACAATGGATACCTTGTAGCCTGGCTGACCTGGTGTACTTTTTTTCACTTGCGAAATTGATGCTTCAAAAATAGCACCGCTCTGGAATGCAGGTGGTCGCTTTAATACAGAATCAATTATTTGGTGCCCTAACGCACCGTATTCGAGTGTTTCCGGATCGATATAGGTCAAAGTCCCGACACCATCTGTTGCATCTTTTACAAATGGTTTTAAACGCTGTAATTGACGACTGCTCACGCTAATTTCACGCTCGGAGTTTTTATTTTCAATCGTCACTTTAGCTTGGTCTTCATTAAATAATTGATTCAAATTTGTTACAGGTTTCCCGTTTATTTTGATAATTCGTTCTCCCTGCTTCAACCAGTCACCTGATTCCAGTAACAGATCGTGCGATACATACACATAAGGCATTTCGAGTTGAACACCAATAGAATGCCCCATTGGAATAAGCTGTTTCGCGCTTACTTGTAACGGAATACAAACCAAAAAAAGTAGCACAACAACGCACCATTTCGCCCTCATAACTCACCTCCTCATACCGTTACTATGTGGAGCTTTCGAAGAGTTATGAACGGAAAAATTTTGTTCGAATAGTAATAAAAAAATGAAAAGCGAGGCAGTTCGCCAATCAAACTCCTCGCCTTGGTTATTTCATTCCATCTTTACGTTCATTTGCCATTTGTAATAATTCTGAAGCATGCTGCAATGTTAAATCAGTAATTTCTGCCCCACTCATCATACGGCTTATTTCTTCAATACGTTCATCTCGCTCCATTTCAGTAATCGTTGTAAATGTCCGGTCATGCTCTACTTGCTTTTTAATGTAGTATTGATGATCAGCCATTGCCGCTACTTGTGGTAAATGCGAAATACATAACACTTGTGAATTAATCGAAATGGCTGCAATTTTTTCAGCAATCGCCTGAGCGACGCGGCCACTCACACCTGTATCAACTTCATCAAAAATAATTGACGTAATGCCATTTGCTGAAGAGAAAATGGTTTTAAGAGCAAGCATCATACGAGAAAGCTCACCACCCGAGGCAACTTTTGGCAGCGACTTAGGTGGTTCTCCTACATTTGTTGAAATATAGAAGGCCACGTAATCTTTACCGTGTGCATCAAAATGTCTAAGCTCTTCAAAATTCACAATAAATTGCGCTTTTTCCATATGTAACATGCGCAATTCATTCATAATCGCTTCACTTAACTGTAAAGCGTTTTGTTTACGAATTTTTGTTAACTCTACCGCTAGTTTATTGAGGTCAGTTTCCATTCGTGCTAATAATTGCTCATTTTGTTGCATCGCCTCATCGCGATTTAGCAACTGGCTTAGCTCTTCTTCGATTTTTTCATAGTAGGCTAAAATTTCTTCAACGGTCGTGCCGTATTTACGTTTCATATTTTGGTATAATGCGAGACGCTGCTCTACTTCATTGAGACGCTCCGCATCATATTCTAAATCATCAAGCGCATTTTTCACTTGGTACGCCGCATCTTGAAGTGCATAAAAGCTTGATGTGACCGATTCTGATGACTCTTTAAACATTGTGTCTAATCGGACAATATCTTCAAGGGCATTCATGGCATTCCCTATGTAATCTAAGCCATTGCCCTCGCCTGAAATCGCTTCGTATGCCATATTGGCACGTTCGAAAATTTTATGGAAATTCATTAAGCGAATACGTTCTTCAGATAATGCTTCTTCTTCATCAACACTCAGTGCTGCCTGTTCAAGCTCTTGAATTTGAAATTGGTACAAATCAATTCGCTGCGCCGCACGCTGCTCATCAATACTTATTTCAGCGAATTCTCGTTTTAATTGACGGTAGGTTTCATAAGCTTCGTCATATTCCGCCTTTAAATCCTTTAAATCGTGCTGCGCAAAGTGATCGAGTAAGTGAATATGAAACTTTTCATCCATTAATTCTTGGTTCTCATGTTGCCCGTGAATATCAATCAAACTACCACCGATTTCGCGCAATACAGAAAGTGGTACAAGTTTACCGTTTACACGACAAATACTTTTTCCAGAATCATTTAAGTCCCGGCGTAAAATAATGGTGCCTTCTTCTGCTTCAATTCCATGCTGTTCTAATTTTAAATAGATTGGGTGATGATCACTCGTCACTTCAAAAAGGCCACCAAGCTCTGCCTTTTTTTCACCATGACGAATAAACTCTGTCGAGCCACGCCCACCGGCTAAAATATTTACAGCATCAATAATAATCGATTTACCCGCACCAGTTTCCCCTGTTAGCACGGTTAAGCCTTCTGAAAAACTTACGGTTAAATCATCAATAATTGCAAAGTTTCGAATGCTAAGTTCTTTTAACAAACGTTTCCACCTCGGTTTATAGCATATCTAATAAGCGATTTTTAATTTCTTCACGATCATTTTCTGTACGACACAAGATTAAAATCGTATCGTCTCCACAAATTGTCCCTAGTACCTCTGTCCAATCTAAATGGTCTAATAATGAACCGATTGCATTGGCATTACCAGGTAACGTTTTCATCACTAAAAAGTGTGATGCACCGTCCATTGA
The sequence above is a segment of the Solibacillus sp. FSL H8-0523 genome. Coding sequences within it:
- the lpdA gene encoding dihydrolipoyl dehydrogenase, giving the protein MAKEYDVVILGGGTGGYVAAIRASQLGLKTAIVEKNKLGGTCLHAGCIPTKALLRSAEVYAQTKKALDFGIEVEGITFDFSRVQERKALVVDQLYKGVQHLMKKGKIDVYEGFGRILGPSIFSPMPGTISVEMQDGSENEMLIPKNVILATGSRPRHLPGLKVDGEKVFTSDEFLTIEELPKSVVIIGGGVIGVEWASMLTDFDVEVTILELGDLLLPTEDVAISEEMYKQLTKRGVKVHFNIELDPAAIEVSEQVTIPLKDSTVEAQALLLSVGRVANTENIGIENTEIELEKGAVLVNECYQTKESHIYAIGDVIGGMQLAHVASHEGIQAVEHIAGELSIPMHYANIARGVYSHPEVASVGLTEAEARSHGYQVKTATFPFKAIGKAIVYGEPEGFVKVIADELSNDVVGVHLIGPHATDLISEAALGIFLNASPWEVGQMVHLHPSLSEIMGEVALAIDGKAIHF
- a CDS encoding Glu/Leu/Phe/Val dehydrogenase encodes the protein MEIFKYMQKYDYEQLVFCQDEASGLKAVIAIHDTTLGPALGGSRMWTYASEEDAIEDALRLARGMTYKNAAAGLNLGGGKTVIIGDPFNDKNEEMFRALGRFIQGLNGRYITAEDVGTTVADMDLIHEETNYVTGISPAFGSSGNPSPVTAYGVFLGMKAAAKEAFGDDNLGGRTIAVQGLGNVAYTLCEYLHKEGARLIVTDINQAAIDRVVNDFGAEAVLPDEIYEQDVDIFAPCALGAIINDTTIPKLKAKVIAGSANNQLAESKHGKVLHEMGIVYAPDYVINAGGVINVADELYGYNRDRAMKRVGTIYTSLEKIFAISKEQDIPTYLAANHLAEERIARVAKSRSTFIQNEKSILNGR
- a CDS encoding DUF2627 domain-containing protein codes for the protein MARMAAFIILVIPGIMMAAGIKFMRDTLFGILIAPFPWIWLQFVVGVIFFAVAFLFFAGFLLHRDRKRGKVAERWQK
- a CDS encoding glycerophosphodiester phosphodiesterase family protein, producing the protein MKTIPIFAHRGVSKSCVENTMLAFKKAKAIGVDGIELDVQFSKDGVLVVFHDLDLTRLVGKRRNVADCSLEELKSFKLGSRLQRIFYRHQIVTLQEVLDWAIEEQIPLNIELKESLLFNEQSFRQFLKTIRVPNNSHFSSFFDRLLMIVKEERPEFETAYIVTKKFNWAAINEYHYFDVIHAHKKYYKRQYLKYCDEAQVGIRFYGVTGSEGFIKNPHPTVLGWITDYPDKVSKAQQIN
- a CDS encoding FapA family protein codes for the protein MVIFENQFFEVSEKDGKVYVKTVQIGFMLKDFDTIVRLNPRIKLTNFAVLKQVLNEITPKPVEIGIWLPPVTVEVSRDKMSASLFVYETLDDIRSNSQKFQQNVLALLKQHKIVHGIQDIKLETVVSGKAILIAQGTPPVKGDDAKISYLEVPERKPVIREDGKADYYDMNFIYEIDEGAWLGEKIHAQAGTPGTNVHGEVVVAQRGRDIPLKYDRKSAYEIEEDGKTVIRSKISGVLEDYKGMVGVNHHLPVNGDVGVETGNIDFNGSISIRGTVQAGFSVIAKGDISIEGPEGVSGAKLIKSIDGDVFIRGGIFGLGETRVEAGGSIFVKHVNEANLVAGGDVNIGFYSLGSNIRAHSILVDKRKGKIIGGTAIAKSAIVSAITGNRLERRTELIINSVNKADGLELIQSKAALLKSMQEDILQLEAQVNRILPIVHNLTKPQIAAFEQTKQKLASNKESAASLDREIKQLMSDLRSVGKEEINVTIEAYPGTYLQIGKKSTILSRTTNGRFLLEFGELNV
- the spo0A gene encoding sporulation transcription factor Spo0A, with the protein product MCEYNKFKGGFCLTKVKIAIVDDNRELVKMMEMYFTNHPQIEVVATASNGKMCIKMLEEHTVDVLLLDIIMPHLDGLAVLEAMYNNERHQQTQVIMLTAFGQEDVMKQAVNFGASYFMLKPFEFDQLVQKILHCANKKFDLDKRPQTMTTNTGAKIDQRQLDSTITSIIKEIGVPAHIKGYAYLREAIQMVYHDIELLSSVTKILYPEIAKKFNTTASRVERAIRHAIEVAWNRGSYENISELFGYTVHHMKSKPTNSEFIAMIADKIRIEMVAS
- a CDS encoding SpoIVB peptidase S55 domain-containing protein, producing MRAKWCVVVLLFLVCIPLQVSAKQLIPMGHSIGVQLEMPYVYVSHDLLLESGDWLKQGERIIKINGKPVTNLNQLFNEDQAKVTIENKNSEREISVSSRQLQRLKPFVKDATDGVGTLTYIDPETLEYGALGHQIIDSVLKRPPAFQSGAIFEASISQVKKSTPGQPGYKVSIVDKETMPLGNVSSNELYGIFGDWEQTLLDSLHQPLEIMHKGQLKKGKAQILTAIDGEKIETFDIEIDEISDTTFTFHVSDKRLIQETGGIVQGMSGSPIIQNNQFVGAITHMFVEQPTKGAGILIIEMLKKSPN
- the recN gene encoding DNA repair protein RecN encodes the protein MLKELSIRNFAIIDDLTVSFSEGLTVLTGETGAGKSIIIDAVNILAGGRGSTEFIRHGEKKAELGGLFEVTSDHHPIYLKLEQHGIEAEEGTIILRRDLNDSGKSICRVNGKLVPLSVLREIGGSLIDIHGQHENQELMDEKFHIHLLDHFAQHDLKDLKAEYDEAYETYRQLKREFAEISIDEQRAAQRIDLYQFQIQELEQAALSVDEEEALSEERIRLMNFHKIFERANMAYEAISGEGNGLDYIGNAMNALEDIVRLDTMFKESSESVTSSFYALQDAAYQVKNALDDLEYDAERLNEVEQRLALYQNMKRKYGTTVEEILAYYEKIEEELSQLLNRDEAMQQNEQLLARMETDLNKLAVELTKIRKQNALQLSEAIMNELRMLHMEKAQFIVNFEELRHFDAHGKDYVAFYISTNVGEPPKSLPKVASGGELSRMMLALKTIFSSANGITSIIFDEVDTGVSGRVAQAIAEKIAAISINSQVLCISHLPQVAAMADHQYYIKKQVEHDRTFTTITEMERDERIEEISRMMSGAEITDLTLQHASELLQMANERKDGMK